A genomic stretch from Borrelia hispanica CRI includes:
- a CDS encoding DUF58 domain-containing protein yields the protein MQYSSESSASTKTKIKALKFFSRKMLLELNFGGYRSIFKGLGLEFHEFRPYEETDDARLIDWNVSSKTDNIFSKVFREDKGINLHLLVDNSLSMSLGSITSKKEIQDLLVSIFAHMAFFNNDKIGMTFFSSKTDKFISSRKGYPHLGLILNETINRQLKRGSNLTYVFKNTAEYYKKRSLIIIISDFKASDYFKSLTVLSKRHNIIAIRLTDFFDENLPQYGLLTYEDIETREDFLVSGFSKKILNSYKNYWTLDKIKWRKECIKRNINFIEIDTRDDVFKKLKVLLKKENSI from the coding sequence ATGCAATATAGTAGTGAATCAAGTGCTAGTACTAAAACTAAAATCAAAGCTTTAAAATTTTTCTCTAGAAAAATGCTCTTAGAGCTTAATTTTGGTGGATATCGTTCTATTTTTAAAGGTCTTGGTCTTGAATTTCATGAGTTTAGACCATATGAGGAAACAGATGATGCTAGATTGATTGATTGGAATGTTAGTTCGAAAACAGATAATATATTTTCAAAGGTTTTTAGAGAAGATAAGGGAATAAATTTACATTTGCTTGTTGATAATTCTCTTTCTATGAGTTTGGGAAGCATAACAAGTAAAAAAGAAATTCAGGATTTATTGGTTTCTATCTTTGCTCATATGGCATTTTTTAATAATGATAAGATAGGTATGACTTTTTTTTCTAGCAAAACGGATAAATTTATTTCATCTAGAAAGGGATATCCGCATTTAGGATTAATTTTAAATGAGACAATTAATAGGCAGTTAAAGAGGGGCAGTAATTTAACATATGTATTTAAAAATACAGCAGAGTATTATAAGAAAAGATCTTTAATTATTATCATTTCAGATTTTAAAGCCAGCGATTATTTTAAATCTTTAACAGTTCTCAGTAAACGTCATAATATTATTGCGATAAGACTTACAGATTTTTTTGATGAAAATCTTCCTCAATATGGACTTTTAACCTATGAAGATATTGAAACACGTGAGGATTTTTTAGTTTCAGGGTTTAGTAAGAAGATATTAAATAGTTATAAGAATTATTGGACATTAGATAAAATAAAATGGCGGAAAGAATGCATAAAAAGGAATATTAATTTTATAGAAATTGACACAAGAGATGATGTTTTTAAAAAATTAAAGGTGCTTTTGAAAAAG
- the mnmG gene encoding tRNA uridine-5-carboxymethylaminomethyl(34) synthesis enzyme MnmG: MDFDAIVIGGGHAGIEASLALARLNFKTILITQNLDTVGKLSCNPAIGGLAKGNMVREIDALGGEMGCLIDFSMIQFRILNKSKGPAVQAPRAQADKLVYQVKAKETLEIQSNLELFQDTVSDFLLNPMKNKIEGVVTERGNKFTSNVVVLTTGTFLRGKIFIGEYKAYMGRISEPAAFGLEKILLELGFEMGRLKTGTPARVHRRSINFSKTEIQFGDSDIIPFSFSNTKIDKTQLSCYVTYTNKKTHEIISENMHLSPLYSGEIVGNGPRYCPSIEDKIVKFKDKDKHQIFIEPEGINTQEMYLNGLSSSLPEDVQKRLINSIDGLEDALITRPGYAVEYDYINPIELYASLETKRVEGLFVAGQTNGSSGYEEAAAQGLMAGINAALKLQKKEPMILPRTSSYIGVLIDDLVTKGTKEPYRMFTSRAEHRLNLRHDTSDKRLIKWGYEVGLVSEEKYSRYFFKEKQIEEIKELLRHRRLKEKEASSFELKRHINKDFYHIVKDPYINLKDLVNIDPKLNASKVILEQVELDIKYEGYINRQKDLIRKMNNLELIKLPLDFNYEIDGLSREAREKFVQIQPANLAQASRVSGVRNTDIQVLLIYFSNPKNKVVLNLDL, from the coding sequence ATGGATTTTGATGCTATTGTTATTGGAGGAGGGCATGCTGGTATTGAAGCATCTCTGGCTCTTGCAAGATTAAATTTTAAAACAATTTTGATTACTCAAAATTTAGATACAGTAGGCAAACTCTCTTGTAATCCTGCTATTGGTGGGCTTGCTAAGGGAAATATGGTGAGAGAGATTGATGCTCTTGGTGGAGAGATGGGATGTCTTATTGATTTTAGTATGATTCAATTTCGCATTTTAAATAAAAGTAAGGGTCCTGCTGTACAAGCACCTCGTGCGCAAGCTGATAAATTAGTATATCAAGTTAAAGCAAAGGAAACATTAGAGATTCAGAGTAATCTTGAACTTTTTCAAGATACTGTTAGTGATTTTTTACTTAATCCTATGAAAAATAAGATTGAAGGTGTTGTTACAGAGAGGGGTAATAAATTTACATCGAATGTTGTAGTTCTTACAACAGGAACTTTTCTTAGAGGCAAAATATTCATAGGTGAATACAAGGCTTATATGGGAAGGATTTCTGAACCAGCTGCTTTTGGTCTTGAGAAAATTTTGCTTGAGCTTGGATTTGAAATGGGTAGACTGAAGACAGGTACTCCTGCAAGGGTTCATAGGCGAAGTATTAATTTTTCAAAAACAGAAATTCAGTTTGGAGATTCTGATATCATTCCTTTTTCTTTTTCAAATACCAAAATAGATAAGACTCAACTTTCTTGTTATGTTACTTATACTAATAAAAAGACTCATGAGATAATTAGTGAAAATATGCATCTCTCTCCACTTTATTCTGGGGAAATTGTTGGGAATGGTCCAAGATATTGTCCTTCTATTGAAGATAAAATTGTTAAATTTAAAGATAAAGATAAACATCAAATTTTTATTGAGCCTGAGGGGATTAATACCCAAGAGATGTATCTTAATGGTTTAAGTTCCTCTTTACCTGAGGATGTTCAAAAAAGGTTAATTAATAGTATTGATGGACTTGAGGATGCATTAATTACAAGACCTGGATATGCTGTTGAGTATGATTATATTAATCCCATTGAATTATATGCAAGTCTTGAGACTAAAAGGGTTGAAGGACTTTTTGTTGCTGGGCAAACTAATGGATCTTCTGGATATGAAGAAGCTGCAGCTCAAGGTTTGATGGCCGGAATTAACGCAGCACTTAAATTGCAAAAAAAAGAGCCAATGATATTGCCAAGGACTAGTTCTTATATTGGTGTTTTAATTGACGATCTTGTTACTAAGGGTACCAAAGAGCCTTATAGAATGTTTACCTCAAGAGCTGAACATAGACTTAATTTGAGGCATGATACTAGTGACAAAAGATTGATAAAATGGGGATATGAAGTTGGATTAGTTAGTGAGGAGAAATATTCTAGGTATTTTTTTAAGGAAAAGCAAATTGAGGAAATTAAAGAACTTTTGAGACATAGACGTCTTAAAGAGAAAGAAGCTAGTAGTTTTGAATTAAAAAGGCATATTAATAAAGATTTTTATCATATTGTAAAAGATCCATATATTAATTTAAAGGATCTTGTTAATATCGATCCTAAGTTAAATGCTTCAAAAGTAATTCTTGAGCAAGTTGAATTAGACATTAAATATGAAGGCTACATTAATAGGCAAAAAGATTTGATTAGAAAAATGAATAATCTTGAACTTATTAAATTGCCACTTGATTTTAATTATGAGATTGATGGTCTCTCTAGAGAGGCTAGGGAAAAATTTGTTCAAATTCAACCAGCTAATCTTGCTCAAGCAAGTAGGGTTTCTGGCGTTAGGAATACTGATATTCAAGTTTTGCTTATATATTTTTCAAATCCTAAAAATAAAGTAGTGCTTAATTTAGATTTATGA
- a CDS encoding AAA family ATPase, translating into MKNSFQIDSEVENALSLINKFRREVASRILGQREMIDAILMGILTEGHVLLEGVPGLAKTLTIQTVSDVLDLEFKRVQFTPDLLPSDLTGNMIYKSTTGTFKVRKGPIFSNIVLADEINRAPAKVQSALLEAMSERQVTLGDETHKLPDPFFVLATQNPIEQEGTYNLPEAQLDRFLLKVNVKYPSIQDEIKLLKIFSVDGGLENIKVAKIMNAYSLADLKRIIGKVKVDDKIMLYIVTLIAASRENDKKTYPFTKYIEFGASPRASLSLLKCARVNALYEGRLFVLPEDVKAVAYNVLRHRITPSYEAEVEEMNTDDIIKILLSAVALP; encoded by the coding sequence ATGAAAAATAGTTTTCAAATAGATTCTGAAGTAGAGAATGCATTAAGTTTAATAAATAAATTTAGAAGGGAAGTTGCAAGTAGAATTCTTGGGCAACGAGAAATGATAGATGCTATTTTGATGGGAATCTTAACAGAAGGTCATGTTTTACTTGAAGGTGTGCCGGGACTTGCTAAAACATTGACTATTCAAACAGTTTCAGATGTTCTTGATCTTGAATTTAAAAGAGTACAATTTACCCCAGATCTTTTGCCTTCTGATCTTACGGGTAATATGATATATAAGAGTACGACAGGAACTTTTAAAGTTAGGAAGGGTCCAATATTTTCAAATATTGTTTTAGCAGATGAAATTAATAGAGCCCCTGCTAAAGTTCAATCTGCACTTCTTGAGGCAATGAGTGAACGTCAAGTAACCCTTGGTGATGAGACACATAAGTTACCTGATCCATTTTTTGTTCTTGCAACACAAAATCCAATTGAACAAGAAGGAACTTATAATTTGCCAGAAGCGCAACTTGACAGATTTTTGTTGAAAGTGAATGTGAAATATCCATCTATTCAAGATGAAATTAAGCTTCTTAAAATATTTTCAGTTGATGGTGGACTTGAAAATATTAAAGTTGCAAAAATAATGAATGCTTATTCTTTAGCAGATCTTAAAAGGATAATTGGTAAGGTTAAGGTAGATGATAAAATAATGCTTTATATTGTTACCTTAATAGCAGCTTCTCGTGAAAATGATAAAAAAACCTATCCATTTACTAAGTATATTGAATTTGGAGCATCTCCCAGAGCATCACTTAGTTTGCTAAAGTGTGCTCGTGTTAATGCTCTTTATGAGGGACGATTGTTTGTTCTTCCGGAAGATGTTAAGGCTGTAGCTTATAATGTATTAAGGCATAGAATTACTCCTTCGTATGAGGCAGAAGTTGAAGAAATGAATACTGATGATATTATTAAGATACTTCTCTCAGCGGTTGCTCTTCCTTAG
- a CDS encoding flagellar export chaperone FlgN, producing the protein MEIKLETELKNTLEEETFLIEKIYGMYLNIKKCLDEKNAIMLKESIDKTNIYLQKFNDVEQKRDKIWKEFTQNEQFESTYMTIEKLCSTYKKEIYNYFHRLKIGILNIQNLNHLISSYVETSLDMLDSIFQDAQETIDNITYKNPYGPKNGTPNEASVLINKKL; encoded by the coding sequence ATGGAAATTAAATTAGAAACTGAACTAAAAAACACATTAGAAGAAGAAACCTTTTTAATAGAAAAAATATATGGTATGTATTTAAATATAAAAAAATGTCTTGATGAAAAAAATGCAATTATGTTGAAAGAATCAATAGATAAAACAAATATTTACCTACAAAAATTTAACGATGTAGAACAAAAGAGAGATAAAATTTGGAAAGAATTTACACAAAATGAACAATTTGAATCAACTTACATGACTATAGAAAAATTATGCTCAACTTACAAGAAAGAAATATATAACTACTTTCATAGACTAAAAATAGGAATATTAAATATTCAAAATTTAAATCATCTAATATCAAGTTATGTAGAAACATCCCTTGATATGTTAGACTCAATATTTCAAGATGCTCAAGAGACTATAGATAATATCACTTATAAAAACCCCTATGGACCAAAAAACGGAACGCCAAATGAAGCATCCGTCTTAATAAACAAAAAACTTTAA
- the fliW gene encoding flagellar assembly protein FliW → MKNKLSIKVKFPEGILGFEDIKEFIIKDSEHKPFSIMQSINGEINFLVTSPFNFLEKYLPKIENKDWLDIQAENENEKVILCIINMHVKNYKEITANLKAPIILNKKKLIGKQAISTNEEHYLRYRVFKE, encoded by the coding sequence ATGAAAAACAAACTTAGTATAAAAGTTAAATTTCCTGAAGGAATATTAGGATTTGAAGATATTAAAGAATTTATAATTAAAGACTCTGAACATAAACCATTCTCTATAATGCAATCAATAAATGGAGAAATAAATTTTTTAGTAACATCCCCATTTAACTTTTTAGAAAAATATTTGCCAAAAATAGAAAACAAGGATTGGTTAGATATCCAAGCAGAAAATGAAAACGAAAAGGTAATACTATGCATCATCAACATGCACGTAAAAAATTATAAAGAAATAACTGCAAACCTCAAAGCCCCAATTATATTAAATAAAAAAAAATTAATTGGAAAACAAGCCATCTCTACTAATGAAGAACATTATCTTAGATATAGAGTTTTTAAGGAATAA
- the csrA gene encoding carbon storage regulator CsrA, whose protein sequence is MLVLSRKANESIKIDSNIEISILEIKKDSVKIAIKAPENIKILRSEIYDIIKEENKKSILQDKNNIHKIKKLFDYFSK, encoded by the coding sequence ATGTTAGTACTATCAAGAAAAGCAAATGAAAGCATTAAAATAGACTCTAATATCGAAATTTCAATATTGGAAATAAAAAAAGATAGTGTAAAAATAGCAATAAAAGCCCCAGAAAACATTAAAATACTTAGATCTGAAATTTATGACATCATTAAGGAAGAAAACAAAAAATCAATATTACAAGATAAAAACAATATACATAAAATTAAAAAACTATTTGATTATTTTAGTAAATAA
- the flgK gene encoding flagellar hook-associated protein FlgK encodes MDSTFSGIEIGKKSLFAHKDAMNTVGHNLTNTTKPGYSRQRIIMKTEMPIYAPQLNRTNKAGQLGQGIMVQSIERIRDELLDIRIAEESHRLGYWNLKDRFISLLENIYNEPEEQSMRKRLNDFWASWQDLSKQPQGLAERNIILERGQAFAEVVTSRFHYLERIYTMANDEIKITTEEINNYLRNISDLNKQIAKAIAMKDHPNDLMDERDFIIDKLSNLISISIENKKDPNEFLIHMEGKHLIQGTIANELILDVANGPTKTKWNILWNNRETANINTGKLGALINIRDNEIKNEINELDNIAINIVELVNEVHISGYGLDKQNGRIFFEQEYKLTDDRGRYDSNGDGQFDSVHIFKVNSTNEISPEEKLGFAGILRFQAINKNDFIEIPYNVTDTVKDVIDKINNSDAQVTARINENKKFEIKAVKEEDKDSTIFRIKHIEDSGLFLTNYTGILNASGIEGAYNYQNINTTDQLTNTTRYSISPLKNPSAWIRVSKVIAEDPSKIASGIKTPTNNTPIGDNKAALRIASFVNSQIMIEKNSTLNDYFANTASNIAIKGQIAEITKNSQEQILKNLTDLRLSISGVNKDEELANMIEFQQSFIAASKFINVSAELIDTIINKMGV; translated from the coding sequence ATGGATTCAACATTTTCAGGAATAGAAATTGGGAAAAAAAGTTTATTTGCACATAAAGATGCTATGAACACAGTGGGACATAATTTAACTAATACAACAAAGCCAGGATACTCAAGGCAAAGAATTATAATGAAAACCGAAATGCCAATATATGCTCCTCAATTAAATAGAACAAATAAGGCTGGACAATTAGGACAAGGAATAATGGTTCAATCTATAGAACGAATAAGAGACGAATTATTAGACATAAGAATAGCTGAAGAATCACATCGCCTTGGATATTGGAACTTAAAAGATAGATTTATTTCTCTGTTAGAAAATATATATAACGAACCAGAAGAACAATCAATGAGAAAAAGATTAAACGATTTTTGGGCAAGTTGGCAGGATTTATCAAAACAACCACAAGGATTAGCAGAAAGAAATATTATATTAGAACGTGGACAAGCTTTTGCAGAAGTAGTAACAAGCAGATTTCATTATCTTGAACGAATATACACAATGGCAAATGACGAAATCAAAATCACTACCGAAGAGATAAATAATTATCTCAGAAACATCAGTGATCTCAATAAACAAATAGCAAAAGCAATTGCAATGAAAGATCATCCCAATGATTTAATGGATGAGAGAGATTTTATAATTGACAAATTAAGCAATTTAATCAGTATCTCCATAGAAAACAAAAAGGATCCTAATGAATTTTTAATCCATATGGAAGGAAAACATCTAATTCAAGGTACAATAGCAAATGAACTTATATTAGATGTAGCAAATGGGCCCACAAAGACAAAATGGAATATTTTGTGGAATAATAGAGAAACTGCTAATATCAATACAGGAAAACTAGGAGCTCTTATTAATATAAGGGATAACGAAATTAAAAATGAAATTAATGAATTAGATAATATAGCAATCAATATTGTAGAACTTGTAAATGAGGTCCACATATCAGGATATGGCCTTGACAAACAAAATGGAAGAATCTTCTTTGAGCAAGAATACAAATTAACTGACGATCGTGGAAGATACGACAGCAATGGAGATGGACAATTTGATTCTGTTCATATATTTAAAGTAAATAGTACAAATGAAATTTCCCCAGAAGAAAAATTAGGATTTGCAGGAATACTCAGATTTCAAGCAATAAATAAAAATGATTTTATAGAAATACCATATAATGTAACAGATACTGTTAAAGATGTAATAGATAAAATAAACAATTCTGATGCACAAGTTACTGCAAGAATTAATGAAAACAAAAAATTTGAAATTAAGGCAGTTAAAGAAGAAGATAAGGATAGTACCATTTTTAGAATTAAACATATTGAAGATTCTGGATTATTCTTAACAAATTATACTGGTATATTAAATGCATCAGGAATTGAAGGTGCTTATAACTATCAAAACATTAATACCACTGACCAATTAACAAACACAACCAGATATTCAATATCTCCTCTAAAAAATCCATCAGCATGGATTAGAGTATCTAAAGTAATTGCAGAAGATCCATCAAAAATTGCATCGGGTATTAAAACCCCAACAAATAATACTCCTATTGGTGACAATAAAGCAGCATTACGTATTGCATCTTTCGTAAATTCACAAATCATGATTGAAAAAAACTCAACACTCAATGACTATTTTGCAAATACAGCTTCAAATATTGCAATAAAAGGACAAATAGCAGAAATTACAAAAAATAGCCAAGAACAAATACTTAAAAATTTAACCGATTTAAGATTATCGATATCTGGTGTAAATAAAGATGAAGAATTAGCAAATATGATAGAATTTCAACAATCATTTATTGCTGCAAGTAAATTCATCAATGTTTCTGCAGAATTAATAGACACAATAATAAACAAAATGGGAGTATAA
- the rsmG gene encoding 16S rRNA (guanine(527)-N(7))-methyltransferase RsmG: protein MMTNFKFALKNLKVNFTSENIDKLRFYIEKVLLFSDRFNLVSNNVRNFDAMLLHALDSISGLPIVKDKNPQQVLDVGSGAGFPGIVLALFDRYRKYILLERSNKKAIFLKMISLELGLENVEVLERNVEEEPNKYEFITIRAFGDIKKYANILGSILKSGGLIMAYKGKFDKVEFEMSYIKNLFDKIEIKSSEVISDKERYFLLLYDYKC from the coding sequence ATGATGACTAATTTTAAATTTGCTTTGAAAAATTTGAAAGTGAATTTTACTTCAGAAAATATTGATAAATTGAGATTTTACATAGAGAAAGTTTTATTATTTAGTGATAGGTTTAATTTGGTGTCAAATAATGTTCGCAACTTTGATGCAATGCTTTTACATGCTCTAGATTCTATTTCTGGATTGCCTATTGTTAAAGATAAAAACCCACAACAAGTACTTGATGTTGGCAGTGGAGCTGGATTTCCAGGAATTGTTTTAGCCCTTTTTGATCGTTATAGAAAATATATTCTTCTTGAGCGTAGTAATAAAAAAGCTATTTTTTTAAAAATGATTAGTTTGGAACTTGGTTTAGAAAATGTGGAGGTTTTAGAGCGTAATGTTGAGGAGGAACCAAATAAATATGAATTTATTACAATCAGGGCTTTTGGAGATATAAAAAAATATGCAAATATTTTGGGATCGATTTTAAAATCTGGTGGTTTAATTATGGCTTATAAAGGGAAATTTGATAAGGTTGAATTTGAAATGAGTTATATTAAAAATTTATTTGACAAAATAGAAATAAAATCATCAGAAGTGATTTCTGATAAAGAGAGATATTTCCTTTTACTTTATGATTATAAATGTTAA
- the mnmE gene encoding tRNA uridine-5-carboxymethylaminomethyl(34) synthesis GTPase MnmE, translating into MSRLFQKEDDIVALATPFFSSALCVIRSSGVSAIEKFSKMFSEPNKLLEASGHTIHYGYILDNETKEKLDEVVVCLYRAPKSFTGQDSIEVMAHGSLVGIRRIMDFFLKVGFRMAEPGEFTFRSFLAGKLDLTKAEAINELISAKTRQVHALAVNKLSGSLFDKIDLIKRDILNFLSAISVYLDYETDDNEVVIPVDVILKSKSELERLIDSYDTARKLENGVTLVLAGSVNVGKSSLFNLLLKEDRAIVSSYAGTTRDYIQASFEFDGILFNVFDTAGLRETSDFVEQLGIVRSNSLIKEASLIFYVVDLSGKLTDDDLKFIDAYKEDSRVLFVLNKVDLEQNNQTVEFFNSNNVGSLNTVKISTKTLFGINSLYNSIRSLIGVDYMKTIDCDVVISSTRQAELLKRAYALIIELLSKIEQNISYDMLAFDVYEVVNVLGEITGEVTSEDVLNNMFKNFCLGK; encoded by the coding sequence ATGAGCAGGCTTTTTCAAAAAGAAGATGATATTGTTGCACTTGCTACACCTTTTTTTAGTAGTGCTTTATGTGTAATTCGTAGTAGTGGAGTTTCGGCGATTGAAAAATTTTCTAAAATGTTCTCAGAGCCTAATAAGTTGCTTGAGGCATCTGGGCATACTATTCATTATGGATATATTCTAGATAACGAAACTAAAGAAAAATTGGATGAAGTTGTTGTTTGTCTTTATAGAGCTCCAAAAAGTTTTACAGGGCAGGATTCAATAGAAGTGATGGCTCATGGTTCTCTTGTTGGTATAAGAAGAATTATGGACTTTTTTTTGAAAGTAGGTTTTCGAATGGCTGAGCCTGGTGAATTTACCTTTCGTTCTTTCTTGGCAGGGAAACTTGATCTTACTAAAGCAGAGGCTATAAATGAATTAATTTCTGCTAAGACTAGGCAAGTACATGCTCTTGCTGTTAATAAACTTTCAGGTTCTTTATTTGATAAGATAGATTTGATTAAAAGGGATATTTTAAATTTTCTTTCAGCCATTAGTGTTTATCTTGATTATGAGACAGATGATAATGAAGTTGTTATTCCTGTTGATGTTATTTTAAAAAGTAAATCTGAACTTGAAAGGTTAATTGATTCTTATGATACTGCAAGAAAATTGGAGAATGGTGTTACATTAGTATTGGCTGGTTCTGTTAATGTTGGCAAATCTTCTCTTTTTAATTTGTTATTAAAAGAAGATAGGGCTATCGTTTCTTCTTATGCTGGTACTACACGAGATTATATTCAAGCAAGTTTTGAATTTGATGGTATTTTATTTAACGTATTTGATACAGCAGGACTTAGAGAGACTAGTGATTTTGTTGAACAGTTGGGTATAGTGAGGAGTAATTCTTTGATTAAAGAAGCATCTTTAATTTTTTATGTTGTTGATTTAAGTGGCAAATTAACGGATGATGATTTGAAATTTATTGATGCTTATAAGGAAGATTCTAGAGTGCTTTTTGTTTTAAATAAGGTGGATTTAGAGCAAAATAATCAAACAGTTGAATTTTTTAATTCTAATAATGTAGGTTCATTAAACACAGTAAAGATTAGTACTAAAACTTTATTTGGTATAAATTCCCTTTATAATAGTATAAGGTCATTGATAGGTGTTGATTATATGAAGACTATTGATTGTGATGTTGTGATATCATCAACTCGTCAGGCAGAACTTTTAAAGAGGGCTTATGCTTTAATTATTGAGTTGTTAAGCAAAATAGAACAAAATATAAGTTATGATATGTTGGCATTTGATGTTTACGAAGTGGTTAATGTTTTAGGGGAAATAACGGGTGAGGTTACTAGTGAGGATGTGCTTAACAATATGTTTAAGAATTTTTGTTTAGGAAAATAG
- a CDS encoding flagellar hook-associated protein 3, which translates to MINRVSHPLTYDNLKSSSTNKEVKITKLLESLYQGGKRITNLRNDPTGVTHAIRLDSNIFKLNTYSHNINNAKSKLRYIEGYLQSLSNILTRAKEIAIKGANGTYGTDDKKIIAKEINAILEDILAIANAKGADGYSIFAGTKVDAEAFKATRAKKINKLTQDRAETQIIKIDYNGNQSQQTNEICNGIYISTNYPGSELFFSQNQYITSSKNVDNFVVQENTKIYIDNVEIVLTAGDTAADIIAKINESSAPVEASLDNILNSIIINTTIPHQIWITEEEGSTVLKDLGILNQNNDSKEPPYNIANNAEIRNRTIFDSLIDLRDNLEENKEGLIGSRNLAEIDESLSKILSTLSDIGTKENRLELSHARLSKEIMDMKDDMVQYTDLDVTKAITDLNMTSLAYQVSLGVSARIMQTTLLDFLK; encoded by the coding sequence ATGATTAACAGAGTAAGTCATCCTTTAACATATGATAACTTAAAATCATCTTCAACAAACAAAGAAGTAAAAATAACAAAACTTTTAGAAAGTTTATATCAAGGTGGCAAACGAATTACAAATCTGAGAAACGATCCAACGGGTGTCACTCATGCAATAAGATTAGACAGTAATATATTTAAGCTTAATACCTATTCTCATAATATCAACAATGCTAAAAGCAAATTAAGATATATAGAAGGATACTTGCAATCTCTATCTAATATTTTAACCCGAGCAAAAGAAATAGCTATTAAAGGAGCAAATGGTACATATGGCACTGATGATAAAAAAATCATAGCAAAAGAAATAAATGCAATACTTGAAGATATTCTTGCAATAGCAAATGCAAAAGGAGCAGACGGATATAGCATATTTGCAGGAACTAAAGTCGATGCTGAAGCATTCAAAGCAACTAGAGCAAAGAAAATCAACAAACTAACTCAAGATAGAGCAGAAACTCAAATAATAAAAATAGACTATAATGGCAATCAATCACAACAAACAAACGAGATATGTAATGGAATTTATATCTCAACAAACTATCCTGGAAGTGAGCTATTTTTTTCACAAAATCAATATATAACATCATCAAAAAATGTTGACAATTTCGTTGTACAAGAAAACACAAAAATTTATATTGACAATGTTGAAATAGTATTAACAGCAGGAGATACTGCTGCTGACATCATTGCTAAAATCAATGAATCATCTGCTCCAGTGGAAGCCTCTCTTGACAATATATTAAATTCAATAATAATTAACACAACAATACCTCATCAAATATGGATAACAGAAGAAGAAGGGTCAACAGTACTAAAAGATCTTGGTATTTTAAATCAAAATAACGATTCCAAAGAACCCCCTTACAATATAGCAAACAACGCTGAGATTAGAAATAGAACAATTTTTGATAGTTTAATCGACCTGAGAGATAATTTAGAAGAAAATAAAGAAGGACTTATAGGAAGTAGAAATTTAGCAGAAATCGATGAGAGTTTAAGTAAAATTTTATCAACATTATCTGATATTGGCACTAAAGAAAACAGACTTGAATTAAGTCATGCAAGACTTAGCAAAGAAATAATGGATATGAAAGATGATATGGTGCAATATACCGATCTTGATGTTACAAAAGCAATCACAGATCTTAATATGACAAGTCTTGCCTATCAAGTATCTTTAGGGGTTTCTGCAAGAATAATGCAAACAACATTATTAGATTTCTTAAAATAA